ACTCTGGAATTCTTGTATATGGTAAAAGTATAGCTGATATTGGGTCTATTTTATCTATGGAATGAAAAAAGTAAGTGAATGGCTTATTGACAACAAGCTTTCACTCCATCTTGGTAAAACAGAGTCTATTCTCTTTGGGTCTAAGCCTAGGTTAAAGACACAAAATGCTATAAATGTTTCTTGTAATGGTACAAACATTCAAGCAACCAGTTCAGTGAAGTATCTGGGTGCTACATTAGACCAAAATCTTTCCGGTGATGAAATTGCTAGTTCAGTGGTCACAAAGTCTAATGCTCGGTTAAAATTCCTTCATAGAAAGAACCAGTTCTTGGATCTTCATACTAAGAAGCTTTTGGTAATGTCTCTGttacagtgtcattttgattatgtatGCTCTAGTTGGTATCCAAGTTTGACCAAGTATTGGAAAAATAGGCTTCAAACtactcaaaacaaaatgatcagatttgttttgaacatggatAGTAGGTCTCATGTTGGGTCAGAGCAATTCAAGTCTCTAAATTGGTTGCCTGTCTCAAAGAGAGTAGATcagataactctctgtcatgtccATAGAATAAAGTCAGGCACTGCACCGGAATATCTTAAGGAGCATTTTACATCCCATTTTCCAGCCCATGACCATTTTACCAGATCTAGAGTGTCTGCACTTCCATCATCAAGTTCTTTTGATTCTAATTATTCCTTTGTTGATACTGGTCGGTTTTCTTTGCCAGAGAGGATGGATAGCTTTGGTAGAAAGTCTTTTGCTTACAATGGGATTGTTTTGTGGAATGGTCTCCCTCAACATCTTAGGGATATTGAATCTTCCCATTCATTTAAACATGCCATCAAATCCTTTTTAATGCCTAATTGATTTTAATAGTCTTTTAGTTGTagcatattaaaatcttttaattgatttaaacagaCAATATAATTCTTAtctgtcatttatattttttttatttttgctgctgtactgatttcatttaaatgtagctatacttacatttttaaagtataaatatttctattttcgtCAGAAGTAGtgagttttctattttggctgaCAACTTTTTGATCATCTTATCCTTCACTGATCATTCctcatgaaatattatgtgataaatcctttactgtgatacatatatgtgatctcaattagctttcataaattattcagtatttaagattatgtatcttgctttattactcaaaatataacagataaacatgactttctgtgtcatgccgccaataacagggaccacaatggaaataagaggaatcatttcatcttttttgtgttatccctggtattggtgagcattacatggctttgctgagtaatatgatataactgtctaatgatttgttggtttgtcactatgtaatatttattatgcattgatttgtcacttgttttatcgctatattgccatgtcatgtacacttgtgccaaataaaacttacttacttacttacttacttacttacttacttacttacacacaaaagcggcgtaatgaaaaacataatacagtacttcttattaaacattttactgatcgttcgccactcagtatgtatgttttattttctgaaaatgttcctgaaatgtttttggatgaaataaaattataaaatgactaccaggttcattttcatgctgcggtgctaggaaaattttgactgtgcatatcaaagtcccgaccaacttaaaagtcagaattagcagAGAAGAATTATTTCTTGTTGTggccttttaggattttaagcccattttcgtcaacattttattatacatttacattttagatactaaactctttctctacagcaacttacaattgtcgcattgaaaaatgttagtcacggatagagttatttcgaGTGATCGCCCTCTCGggaatacatttaatttatttattttattataccgaaaaattaatgaaatgagttttttaacattaaaaacgttattacttaccaaataatgaagacagaattaaggaggctttactagtaagcacttagaaattgtcgcgactttgctgtataaaaatactttttgataggtATAGTCATATcgctgtatttatgggcatacttcacaacaaaatcagcagcagtaacattcgaaaaacggcgataactacggaacatataatgagagcactcattttcttagtagttagtagttagttaatttccaatctgatggtgatagtttcagtttaatatttgatgaaaaattgttttcaaaatgttgcatgtagaacaaatcattcaaaagcagaaaagaaaaataggccgggttcacacatgtatgaacacaagataaagtaatttaatcctacgtataaataagcgcatcgtcttttaatcagtacgaaagtatcgatctcaCATAGagagacatgaaaatgtaatatcacatgcgcagaaaaacaaaatagcgttgttgcgcatgtgatatgaaattattgttttttatcattaaatctatatttatagtcctttccattgttctagatgtagtaacatgttcaacgataaaaagtcgtattttctcgaaggcggagccaaacacacttattgacctccagctgtgacgtccacacgttatggacggattacaccaaaccggaagtgactactcagtgttacatgtgaagtagtccaaaatgtagttccatgctatggatgaaatctggtataatgggtgacatgaggaggtgacagttaaatttttggcttatgtttattgcttattgtattgagaaaagatctagaccattttcattgtaaatttcctggaataagttttattctttgcgaaaaatgtctacctacgcgtaagtGCTAAACGGcggttttcatgggggcatttttagagggtgatgtttctcaaaacagattatttttcttatatacaacataacatgtcaatatttttctatttttgataagaagacatgttatactaaatgaccatatatggttttcatatcattgaaatgctctaaagtgctgaaaatgaggtctgaatgttttgttattaatatgaaataaataaggaattgaattggtagaatgtaacctttattacgttaaaacaatgcgacgtcgtattcAATTAAGGTagttcgcggggttcctacgaaaatttcgaagtatgagatataagactgatattaggtctgtatgtactaacatctcctaAAATCTGACAAGGCGCTTCAAAACGCATAAATGTAAACTTGCATATCATAATTTTTGTTCACTTTGCGCTCAATGTCACGGACATTCTTTATGCGATGTTGCTGATTGCAGTCTGTCatagctggagcggtcttctgcgcatgtcctgaaCTGATTATCAATCGgggcgcacggcaaaaatacgcaaattattgtaagacagcatgcatttagtgtataatatgtataatatactgacaaaaggtttgggttagtattacaatggtaacaaaatatatacattaaagataattttaattcaaattgcttgaatccggtatataccggggtctgtaatttatacaggcgttccgggtctgcagtgagttgcagtcctgaaatatccgaatttattcgcatctgcgtcaaaatgcacttttacactaaataccagtcaaatattttgttttcagcattctggcgaaaacatttcaaagtacatgtaaatggtggttttatttatttcttagttttatccgtcttttaaaatttttgaaacaccaaaagaaatgcacgagatgaaatcatagtggttacttttttgatattacattcagcactggaataccatacttcgattttggaataaaaccttcatcaaataagaatgatcccaatttgccgccaaaattctataatcgaaactttttgtatgtacaacagtGAACCATGTCGAACGTGCGTTTCCTTGACTACATCTGACAGAAACagcgggtctgaacaatgaacgcatgcctctaaaactttcgcaagagcagcctcagttaaaccacccttcttccatctttccatcctaaaatatcgtctgcgtcggctgtatctgttttatattattttctgaatgttttgaagcgaaaTGAGTTAGAGTTTATTTTTTGTTCTGTCATTTTGAAGCAAGTTTTCTCTCAATACGGTTTGCATTGTGCATTCACGATGACGTTATAAATGTAATGCACTAAGCGGCaccaaaatgagctttattcaagtaacggtttcaagttcacagactgaagtacatttttaccgtaagaggcattatctcatttatccatcatctgcttaagattccatgattttatttattgaaaatattcaatataggtttaaaaagcaataaatataatacacaattagaattataatgaaaatcaaaacctctaaataaagttacatatcataacaaaaaagaaacatattgatgttttagccacacttcaaaatgttccttttcgttaaaaatgtatttcatttttgtctggaaaacggtttcaccacatttcgtatcttgtatcttcgttgttagctagtcacttgaaatattgaaaaacaataaggaatgtcgttcagtttcgcacttaaacatttcatacgaaaggtaaaatgagccgcgccatgagaaaaccaacataatggttttgcatccgcgttgtctggtcaggatccatgctgttcgctaacagtttctctaactgcaataggctttgaaagcgaacagcatggagtcttgacaagactgcgcggatgcgcaggctcgtctggatccatgctggtcgcaaagccactattttggtttttacatggcgcggctcaatgtaaatttgcaaatcactctttttttctattttcttgtcggggaataattaaagaatcctatgtttgaaaataaagaattttgacagccccgttttaattcatagcggataaactgataagattttttctacacccccacccccgtcTCCCAACACTTGACTAACCCTTAAATACGGAGCCAGATACGCGAGTTatgcaagattaaacattttcataaaaaaatcaaccACTTATACCATAATTATTCAGTAGTTATAGTACATGTTTTAGCGCgacatattcacattttgtgccaaacttggtgaacatgaacatgttgaaaaaattcaCCGAttctgtgggcaagtagctttaactgactctgatatatattactaggtaatagataaatattgactgcaaaatacgcaacaatgtacatcatgtgaatatattcaaataaaaaagattctaaagatttttgtgaactctgaaggtcctgtttatatcaatgaaagacataatgaaatcagcgtttgcgcgacgttaacgccgacattgtgtatcaacgtcacaaaatttacattaccaaaacaaataaaaagtaaatttgcaaaaaatctgccgtgaaattatttttattttattttcttgttcagaaatgattaaagaagaatatatttaaaaatcaagaactttgaccgttccgttttattttatttcggctaaacggccatgaaatacattgaatattttcgctctttttccccacccctactacggctatctctttatctaagcattttccaaatgaaataatttacaaaacgcaacatgtaaacaataacattgaatttagctatattcctgagtttgaaaaaaatgtaataatattaattttaatgaggttattacagtaaaacggcgatttcccttgaaaaatacatatgccgccaggtggcgctcttcaaaggaaatgtggactcggaacgattttcttttttttccaaatgaaagacaggagatgttagtacatacagacctaatatcagtcttatatctcatacttcgaaattttcgtaggaaccccgcgaaccacaattgtcgccttttatgtgtggtcgatatgtggatttatcgacctgttaaagcggtatcaagtcgataaattcgtccgaggttgatattgcttttatcaggccgataaatccacatatgagccacgccatgagaaaaccaacattgtctattgcgattagagaaaccgttagcaaacagcatggatcctgaccagactgcgcggatgttggttttctcatggcgcggctcatatcgacctcaccaaaaggcaatatttgtataatatcacatgcgcagaaattgaaaataacgattttgcgcacgagatataaaaacgcttgtaaatatgatatattattcaagttaaactaatgggaaaaatTGCATTGTACATTGTGTGGGGTAttataatttaacatctgaattgcacacatttgtaatccatggtttaaaatgttcattttaaaaacaaaaaagttaacattaaaacacgaaagttcattgctatcactaccctcccatttatccaTGTTAGATTATTAGATATTTACcggtttttttattgttttgttttaaacagactgaacgggcatgttttttgtttgtttgtttttttgagggggggggggggggggtccgggttcgaaactttgcgaccgatctttcatattttatactccagttcattcatttctacaacttactataactccgggtatcatctccatacaatttaaagctaaatcatatgatttatcatttgagcaacaatttatgatattttttcagttttcttgtatttcagaaACAAAGActtattacatagagttatacctcttgtggaaatgtttactttgatactttttatgaaattttgtaattgtctccctttaatatgaaaaaatgtaaaaagtggactatttttttagcttttgatataatttatagttttatattcaaatttgaatacttcaacaacctgaaacaaatgacaagtatgaaaacagcgcatagcttcgaagttcatctattttcgatctatcttggtccgagataggcaaaaggagtataataataatttcataaacttacatttctaattaattttcgcaaaatgtgtacttaacAATGCAActctttgacaaccttaatataagagtgtttatattcatatgttccctaaggcaagatatttttattaaattaatacttaatatgctaaaacgctatctcggtcgggcaaccaaattttataaatacttccagtgcacggtatagaccctTTCGCCGTACTACACAACGTAGTATCACAtagttaggtgtgaaataacgacgcaCCATTAACTAGcttgtccagttctgttgaaagtatcctgcaaaatGCTATCTcttgtctgtccggtacacaaaatgacacattgactgccgaacgtattacttctttgattgagtgtgattcaaatatcttgttattttaggttttcgcttatgtcaagtgcagtacttcatcaaacatacgtatcatcaatattaaatactttgcttctacttttgtaacaataaaacaaaatatacataaagccttgattaagatgacggtatcaccattcgtaattatataagccttccgtccgtaagtttccggtggtttccgtacaatcggaatcggctatttccgtggtttgggctgggccgggccgggttttattaataacctatAAGCCAATCAGAAGCAGTAAGTGTCATGGCGAAATGTTTACATTGTGTGCATAACTGAAAGGATAATTGTTTGTGAAATAGGGGGAAATTGTGTCTGGAAGTTcgtttaaatatgtttatatgtttccAAGTTATTTTGAAAGCCTACCTGAAGGGTGCAATATTACGTGAGTGATCATTTCATGCCCAagagcactggcaccagaccagaaagaaaatgcttctgtACATGTCATACCCTatccctaggtatactataagaaccatggtcgtgaacgggaaaatatactaacccatttcaatcgcgtatttcatatttcaagacgcagttcagtaaatgtgtactattgatattaaactagcgataatttatcttcattcgtgcacctgtcacattgtctcaatattccatattgcagagatactccacatattttatgctttagtcaacgttacagaaaaaaacttgcgtgaactcccctaatgaacatccggtctagaggtcacggcagtgtgcacatgttaagcgaaatgtaaacaaacaaaaacagaatgcaatatattcacagttttacgataagactcgaaatgatgaatgaaattcatcttgtatatgattttgaatttgaaatcatacattggtatacatctattctgtttaaattatttaattcattttgcacatttatgttgcatataaatatttaagcgTACACGTGTCGTAAAATGACGacggacatacattttcacatcagccaatcagagtgtgtctgtaatctagaccggaacttcaccagggaagttcaagcaagttttttgtgtaccgttgaaaaaactataaactacacgttgtttttctaagataagaagtattgaacaAATGTGGcaggtacacaacggaagataaattaccacttgtttaatatcaatagtacacatttactgaactgcgtgttttaggtaagaaatacgcgattgaaatgggttagtatattttcccgttcacgaccatggttcttatatgatacctaggggtagggtataacatgtacagaggcattttctttctggtctggtgccagtgctcaAGAGTGGGAGAGCTTGATCAATTAATTGATGCAACTTTTTTGCTCTTTCGACCAAAGTGTCAGTCTGAGAAGCTGGGGACAAGAGTAAAACCTCCACTAGCAGTTCCAAAACTTGGACAATCTGTGCAAGTGAAGTAAGGGAATGGACATTTACTTCTGAATAAAGtgaatatgtatacattttttttcaattgttttgcaGTTAAAGACGGAGTGCTTCCGCAGATTACACAGATTGCTGCAGTGGAGTTACAGTCAGGAGAGCAGTTCAATACATATGTTAAACCAACAGTTCCCATTTCTATGGCTGCAACAACTGTTACTGGCATATCATTTTATAATGAGGAAATGACAGTAAATGGAACAAAAGTGCAATCAGTGTCCATAAAAACTGCTATGGATGAATTTGTTAATTGGATATCCAAATTCAAAAGTGTATGTTTAGTAGCTCACAATGGTCGCAGATTTGACTTTCCCATTCTTGTGTCTACATTAAAGAACATTGGAGCTCAGGATAAGTTATCAGAATGTGCATTCATTGACTCCATGTCAGTGTTTCGAAAGCTTTATCCGAACACATCACTGAAACAAGTAGACCTTGTGTCATCCTTACT
This genomic stretch from Mercenaria mercenaria strain notata unplaced genomic scaffold, MADL_Memer_1 contig_3392, whole genome shotgun sequence harbors:
- the LOC128553026 gene encoding uncharacterized protein LOC128553026, producing MYTFFFNCFAVKDGVLPQITQIAAVELQSGEQFNTYVKPTVPISMAATTVTGISFYNEEMTVNGTKVQSVSIKTAMDEFVNWISKFKSVCLVAHNGRRFDFPILVSTLKNIGAQDKLSECAFIDSMSVFRKLYPNTSLKQVDLVSSLLGETYDAHNAMGDVVALGKLIKFVNLSSNDLMAHSFTQSAIANNMAFNKSKTLNLPSLNPLIYSGVIKKPTAENIAGSGLNINHLKLLHTRGGEDALKDVFISKNSEGLPRVSNNKKVLEEIVPQIAKYFENH